The segment aaatatttttgaaagagtaaaatttatttgttattttattcaatattagataaatatatatatcttattttattgtaatttatatgttttgtaaatacacaaaattaaaataatatataaagattaatatatgaaagaaTCGTCTTGATTTTTTatactttcttttttctatTCCAcacgaaataaaaaaaaatataaaatataaaataaaaaacaccatttatatataaacttatttgaatatatatattatttataatcatGTTTAAGAATAAAGTAACCTTGGTAAATAAAAATCTTCTTGGAAGCAAAGATAGGAAAAAGTAACTTTTAAATACAATAGAaagcatataatatatatatatatatatatatatatatatatattatatttaatatttaaatttatagtcatatatatctatatttatgtttatattattatttcacaTTTTAATTAGCTTGTATCAATTTACTAAAATTTCCTGTactgttcataattttttttttttttttttttttttttttttttttttcccatttGCAGACTAGCCATAACACTAAAATCAACATTTCATAtcgaaaaagaagaagatatCGATGAAATTTTAGATAAAGAAGATACGACCTTTTGTAAAGTAcagaaaacaaaaattgtaatatatttttcgaAAAATATTCCCGTATTATTTAGCGTTAACAACATTATTTATCCTACTGTTTATACCTTATGGAAATTTCCAAAAATGATTCCTTGTTTCGTTATATATCCCCCTGCATCGGAGTTTCTATTGAGGGGTGCTGACTTAATGATACCAGGAATATGCCAAGAAATAGAGAACACTGATAAGTTGAAAGAAGGATGTATATGGGGGGTTCGAGTATTTAACAACCCCTATTTATTTGCTGTTGGAGATTGTGCTATTGactacaataataataaaacctTTTATGATTTAAAAGGGAAGTGTTTAAAAttagtacatatatttaatgatgaGATATGGAAGTTGGGTCCACAAAATGTACCACATAAcagttttaaaaataaattaatagatTCTGTGGAAGAGGTAGTAGATGATTTTTATAGTTTCAGAATATATAAGGAAGACAAAGGAAAGAAGACTAAAACGAATGTAAAAACAAAGGAAAACAAggaaaaagaacaaaataaaaataaaaatgagttCGGTTGGGGAagtgataatgataatgataatgataataataataataataataatgatgaaaaaacaTTGAATAAGTccgaaaaaaaaagtaatgatAAGAATGACACATCAACAAATAAAGATGAATTAAACAAAAGTGAAAATAAAAGTGTATCAAATGTAAGGTATTtggaaaatttttataaacactttaatgttatattagatataaataatagtaatacaaataaaaaacatacatCTTCcttattacataataataatagtaataatatggaaaaagTAGAgagtaaaataaataatcttCAAGATATTcaagaaataaagaaaacaaatatattatcatcagataaacaattaaatgaaaaaaaagaatgtcAAACAGATTTAAATGGTATTGGAACAAATTTAAATtcaaatgattataataaaatattagaacatgatgatataacaaattgtaaagataataataatttaaattatgaaaaaaataggatatgtataaatgaacatattGAAGAAATTATAGAAGACAacttaaaagaaaatgaaactaatgataataatatgaatgataacaaaaaaaCGTTTGAGCTTAATACTCAACAACAAGATTTATTgctatcatatttattattagaatCTTTATATTCAATACCTGATGAGAATTTACCAATGGAAGTTTCCGGTATTTATAGTAAAATGACTAAAGAATGtgcatatatacatttgaataaaaaattcctagaagaattaaataatatgaataatatatcttttgatataataaacgaaataaaaaaaaatatgattcaTCTTGATATGGATGTTAAAAAATcaagttataaaaaattaacgAAATTTATACAACATTATTCCAAAATGAAATTACTAAAAATTAAGGAAAACCGAAATATTGTATCTATTGTAAATATTGAGAGACAACATGCATTATATAAATCGTATGAACCAATAAATGtcgaattaaaaaaaaagtatgatATTGAAAATGAACAAACAAATTTAagtataaatgaaaataaaaacaaaataaataaaacaccTACTAATCATTCAACTAATAAAGGGGCTCAGGTATTAGAGTTTTATATACCATCtaataaaacattaaatattatacaatcAATTGAAAATAAAGTTGATAAAAGttcttattttaatataagtCAATTGAAGGATATTTTTAGaagttatataaaattaaacaaaTTACAATgcaaagaaaataatgacataaataataataataataataatattaataattttaagggatatgtaaaattaaatgaggaattaaaaaatattatgaacaacATACAAGAAGGTTCAAATGTCGTACCATACGAAACCATAATGAATCAATTCATATCTTTACAACAACCTTGTTATGCTATTATAAAACCAAATGCTAATTTTGATATTGAACCAATTAAAATTACCAAAGGAGTATGTCCTTCGATTCATATTTATTCTGTTGCAAGAATGAAAgggaaaaaatatgttaCTCATATTactaatttatatttatttcatgtAGATCTTAATAAATTTTCTGAACATTTACAAAAACAGCTAGCTTGTTCATGTTCAATAGTAATTTCCCCATCAACCAAAAAAGAAGAAGTTTTGGTACAAGGAAATGTAGTGaatcaaatatatactatcttaattaataattataatcttccaagaaaatatatagtcTTAAATTCGAAAGGttagaaaaaaggaaataaagaaaaaaaaaaatgaaatattagaCAATGgttacattatataaatgtatatattgttaaaTGTGTCTTTACATATAGcttgttataataatagacgggtaaatatttcatatttacaCAAAgcataacaaatatataaataaatatatatatatatatatatatatatatatatatatgtatgtatggtCACCCTTGTATTCATAATATaccatataatatgtatatattttatttttttaaaaatatatacgcTTTTATAATTGCTCTTTATTCTATATGATatctctttatttttttttcattttttataacagTAATTAGTATATTACCATTTTCTTctcatatttaattataacattttaaaaaataatattatttttaatttaaaaacataCATTGAGAGTTTGgagtttaaaaataaatattgttattccataaaaagtatatatatatatatatatatatatatatacaatatagtAACAAacgctatatatataaaaaaaaaaaaataaaataaataataaataaatatatggaaaatataaaaattatggaaaatggttaaaatatatttaaaaatatcaccatatatatatatatatatatatatattttttttttttttttctcttaaaaataatatgctttatttaaaaaataaaattaacaactaaatacatatatatatatatatatatatatatatatatatatatatatatgttaggtgcatatatattttgtggatttttttcttttgaaaaatataatcaaaGTTATATGACTTTTTCCCTCTCTCtctctctatatatataacacctTTGTTAAGTTTGTTAAAATGTCATTCTATGATGTGCGTCTTCATTCTTTGGTTTAACAACCTTTTCccaatttttataaagaaggtcatataacataatataattatttctcATATCTACAATAGTAATTTTGATATGTATCCATTCTTTTTCATCTAATTCCCTAACAGCTTCTTGATAATCTGAAACATTAGGATATTTCAATACTTTCGTAGATATTTTTGCTCTttccatataatatttcactATAGCATCATATAAATTGAATGCACTTTCTTCGACCCTTGCTAATTCTTGTATAGCTTCTTCTTGTATACCAACACCAAAATTATTTCCATCTTCTATTCTTGGTACATTTAATTGTATCCacaatttaatatttccTATAATTTCTATAAGTTCAGAAgcatatgtttttattttctctaattctaaatatatttgtttatgtgATGGTACATAATGTGTATATAAAACTTTATCATCTATAATTAATTTGCTATCTTCATTATTCGAAAAATGTTTTACATGACCATCTAAAGaatctttctttttctctCTTTCATCGAAATCACTAGAATTATTACCCTTATGCTTTTTTCTTACATTCTCctcaattttatttattttatatttataggaTACACCATCTAAATCATTAACATTTAATATACTCCCAGGTTCCGAATTTACATTTACTAaattattgaaaaatatgattcGTTTAGGTATTCTTTCTCTTAACGATTCAATAGCTTGTTTTGTAATATCATATTTGAATTTGttatattcttcttttattttttgatcgCTCGGTTCAATtttatcaattttatttaaataagcTTCCAtccttataaatatatatataatatatatatatatatatatatatatatatatgttaaaattaaaacgaaaccaaatatataatatatatatatatattaatatatatattaatatatttatttgggtttggaaaaaaaaaataaaaaaaaaattttaaatttcaACACTtattagaatatatattttattatattatatattattattatatatatttatttgctttttattataattctataaaaaccatatgtaatataatagtTTTATTCAGctattctatatattttgttcctTTTCAAaacttaaaaatttattcattcaatttattatttttagatttctcatacatatttataatacaatTCCATGTgggaatatttttttataaatacaattCACAAGAGATCATGTATCAAACCATTCAACATCTAcatttcaatatataaatatattaatatatatatatatatttttttttaaatatataattaaaaggaTATTATctacatgaaaaaaatggaaaaaaaattgttatgcataaataaaaaatttttaaatggtTTTCTCCTTATATTCTTTTTGGagatttcttttttttttttcttttttttttgagaatatacaaaaataaatattttatattattctgaaaaatattatattatatatagtatttatttacatataataaaaattgaatcgttattttaaaaaaaaagaaaaaaaaaaagaaaaagaaaaaaaagaaaaaaaaagaaaaaaaaagaaaaaaaaagaaaacaaaaatatagataaacatttaaatatatttaaattttaattataagtatttatatatatatatatatatatatatatattataactataCTATAATGAAATGATGAcggatttaaaaaaaaaaaaaaaaaaaaaaatcaggagtaaataatgaaaattatgggataaatataaaaagtttaaaattgaaaaaaaaaaaaaaaaaatatatatatatatatatatatatatataatatatgtattatatatataattatattattattatacctttttttttttttttttttatttattttatatatatatatatatatatatatatatatgtattatatatataattatattattattatacctttttttttttttttttttatttattttatatatatatatatatatatatatatatatgtataatatattacattataatatgtaaaatattacgaataatatattgtaagtatagtacattatatatatacatgtattttatagtatgtattataaacctaagaaaatatatattttaataaactatatataataaaatacatatatatatatatatatatatatatatatatatataatatatttataatatgtatataacataaatactAAATTAATTTTGTATTCCATatgtgaaataaaaaaaaaaaaaaaaatatatatatatatataaatttatatatatttatttattttgacctttttttttttttttttttttttttttttttttttcaatagagaaaaaaatgaaataattttatttttgaaataaaaatattgtatacctttaatatatatatatatatatatatatttaatataatgtttgaattatttaaaacgATTATGTGCCAGAAAAAATATTGGTTGAACGTTTTGTAAAGTATtacttatataaaataaaataaaaatttggacaaagataaattaattatatatttactaatatatatgtaataattaaatatcttttttatttattatttttttttttgtgtgtcaACGAAGATgttaatataagaaaaaaatcgAGACGAATTTTAAAGGAATTGAAGctgtaaagaaaaaaaaaaaaaaaaaaaaatattcatatatatatatatatatatatatatatatatttatttatttattttttttttttttttcccatttggtagatataaaaacataaaatgtttcatgttatgaaaaaaaaagaattatgaaGTGTCTCTTGGTTAAGTTGTTCATGCTTATTTTTATACGAAGCTATACATAtgctataaaatataaaatcaatAAAGCAGCATGTATGAATAAGGTAGGGGGAATAGATATATAtgcaaatataaaatataatatgaaaaaaaaagagaaaaagaatataaataagaaaatgaatatatataataatatgataagaAAAACGAATAGTTTACACAAGAATTTTATTCCTGAACAATTGGTTTTATTTCCACGTAACAAATtgttaaatgaaataaaatatttctatataagTTTTACTTATCATATcttaaaaagagaaaaaaaaacaaaaattcataaaagcgattttattttacatgtTCGTGGTTGTACAAACATTAAACCAAAAACGAATAAATCTATTGCTAAAAGATttaaattaacaaaaaatgGTAAACTCATAAGAAAGAAGCCAGGACGAAATCATTTCTTGAGAAAAAAAACTTCCTCAAATAAAGCTTCACTCAGGAAAACCACAACTATAGATTCTGGACGAATtcagaaaaaatataaaagcgtaatttttaaatgaaaataaatctGAATGGggtataatatatctttgtttattatatatatatatatatatatatatatatatatatgtatattttttttttttttttttttttgtgattatatttttccatattttataatatatttttttataacattgtgaaacattattattataataatgttaattattttaattttttttttcaaaaaaaatggaaaaaaaaaaaaaaaaaaaataaaataaaataaaataaaataatatttgtcACCACAAAAATATGCATACAtagatattaatatgtaccaatacatatatatatatatatatatgtatgtatgtttgtgtatgtatttattgaTTCCCCTTTTTGTTGTTATAGGGCTGGTTCTTCTGAGTGAGTAGCCTTATAATCCCTAATTAGCTCGTTAAGTTTTGGtcttactttttttttatcgaCTTGTGTCATTTTATCAATAAATAATGTACCATTAAGATGATCAAATTCATGTTGAAATATTCTAGAATGTATACCtttcaaaatttttaaatgtttatatccattaatatcataatatGATATAGATACTATACTAGGTCGTTCAACTTTTCCTTCTATTCCAGGAAATGATAAACATCCttctattaattttaatttaactAGACTCTGTTCTACTATGGACggattaataaatattcgttcattttcttcttttcttttttcatataatgcATTCCATACAATAATTCGTTTGCTTATATTTACTTGTGGTGCAGACAAACCAATACCTTTGCTCTCGTACATAATATCAAACATTTTTCTCACAACTctctaaaaaataatataaaatgaaataaataaataaataaatacatacatacatacatacatatgtaaatatatatatatatatatatatatatatatatttatttatttatttatttatttattgtaatatgtgtattacatatatataattatcttctttatatatatatatatatttatatatgtacatttttattacctTCAAATTATCATCAAAATTTGTGACTTCTTCACTTCGTCGCCTTAATATAGGGTCCGGGTACTTGACGATTTTTATCTcatccttttcattttttaataaatataaagagcCTTTTctcttttgttttatattactactataattttttatctgatcattttttatatatggttCAAGTGATCTAACATTGTGTATATATCCATAAATACTTGTAACATTAcaacatattattaaattaaaaaggaaaagtgAATAATACAtcaacatattatataaaatattttattatatcatcttctctatcattttttttttttttttttttttttttcatatacatgtgaaaaatatattatacattaatgacataatatttaaaaaaaaaaaaaaaaaaaaagaaatgataattttttcttaaaatatgtcatacaattattataacataacatactttttatttttattacatatttggATGGGTGATCATGTTATTAAAAGgtataaattattacaacACATATgaataaacataatatatttatatatatataatatttcggcgttaaaaaaaaataaggaaaaacGATATACCTGTActtccatatatataatatatcatatacatatataataatatattgtgtTGCACCTCATATTTGTTCTTTTGTTTCTGGGGGGGGGTGGGGGAAAtaatcattttaaaaaaaacaaaaagtatatataaataatagatataagttttttctttttatttaaggAATCATTTtcaaatgttataaaaaataaagaaatattaaaaaggaattaaatttttaacaaaaaaaaaaaaaaaaaaaaaaaaaaaaatatatatatataaagttacATAAATAATTAGGTATGATAATTAAAAGTACCATATACATtgtatatgtacatatatatatatatatatatatatatattttatttttcttacaAATGACAAGTGGAAAAAAGGATGaaaaatcaataaataaaaacatgcatatatatatatatatatatatatataatatatatattatatatatatattttatttcttggtatacatttaaaaaaaaaaagaaataccCAAGTTTATTATACAGACTATATAATAAAGGCATAAAGGAaggatataatataatcatgTGTATaccaaacaaaaaaaaaaagttttaaaaaacaatgttatttttgtatatcattcataattatatctttatatataatgttatctCCATAAAAGTGTAAAAgacctaaaaaaaaattatcatataaaataaaatgtttcTTCTAATCATATTGTACTACATCCCCTTTTggttatatacaaaaataggATTAGTTACATTTTCCTTGTAATTCTATATGTTCTATTTTATCGGGAAGGTGCATTTTATTTCTTCGTTTCATGATAATATTGAAATAAAACAGTAGCaactaaaaagaaaatatatacatataacatatatatatatatatatatatatattttatgaaccATCTTGGAAGGATAAAATAATTCTTGTtggttttatataaaaaaaaaaaaaaatatattaaacacacttatatttttatatattaccaaTATGACAAATATTATTGTAAGGTTAATGAAAATAGCATTGCTCTTATAAGTGGATGCAGTATGATATCTTTGTGATTCTTGAaaatctataaaaaaaaaaaaaataaaaaaatatataaaagacacataggtatataatataaatctaatataaattttgtttatgcaaaaaaaaatatatttcatatatttcatatatatatatatatatatatatatatatatatatattttcatataatatatttttattcattttatgaaTAATGGTCTATACACTCatatggatatatttttctttattttattttttatttttttttatttttttttatttttttttatttttcttaattttttttttttttctacccTTATCAAAAACAGATTTTTTTCTGAAATtcgaaaattttttttttgaaaatatataatttaatataatagataTTCTAGATCCTGCtcgtaatatattaaaacgtATCAATCTTTCTAATACAAACTCTagatcataaaatatatcaatatttttcGAAGTATCAAAATGTAATTGATCTCCTTTACTCATCATAAAATGTGTTACATAATGATTAAGATAAAATTCTGAACAGAATTCACTTATAATTTGTTTGGCCCAAATATCTATAACATCTATTCCATGTTGTTCAAATAAttcttcatcttttttatGTTCATCAAAAATACGATTGATATGTGTCCATCCACTATACCATGATGATtggtatttatttatcattttatctATAATTTCGTTATCCATATATTGAAAGAGGTTTGTCTTAACTTTGGTTCCATCGATATTAAAATGTGTAATGTTAATATCTTGACCTCCATTATCATGGGTAAAACCTATTCTTAAGGGTTGATGTAAATCACTTATTAAggatattaaatatttcaatGAATCTGAATCggtaaaattaatatttcttggatatataaatttggatttttttaatatctcctttttatcaatattattatatattttattttgtgaaTCAGGATTTgtagataataatttattataaaaatattttattgaaTTTATTAAACATAAACCGTTTGTATCTTTACattcaaaatttatatttctacAATCATTTTCTTGTAAATTAAAATGCATATTTTTAGctccatttattttatcatgtACTATATGTCCCCATTTTCCAATATCTACTAAATCCTTaccatttaataatttcttgAGCTCATATAATTGCTCATTCTTTAAACCAGACATCGCAACCATACCTATCGCCTCATGCCCCTCATTATTAAAACAATTCACATATAATatggtattattattattatgaaaaaggaaaaaaaacaaaaaaaaagataaaaaacaaaaaaaagataccAAAGACATCCCACCTTTTAGTCTCCAACACTTTTTTTTAGTGAGCATTTTTGGGTTAAAAGGTGAGGataaatcaatatataaataaataaatatataaataaatatatatatatataaataaataaatatataaataaataaataaatatataaataaatatataaataaataaataaatatataaataaataaataaatatataaatatttagtaatttttaaagataaagaaaggattataataacacataaaaaaaaaaaaaggaatatgaaaaaatatttatgcataaaaatatatacatttagtCATGTATACTATGGTATCCATTTATGTGTGAACGGATACCTTTTCCTTtcctttcattttatttttctttctttctatttttttttttattttttttttatttttttttttttatttttgctttatatcatattgaaaaacaaagaaaaggaaaaaaaaacatataaagaatgaataaacaaaaaaaaaaaaaaaaaaaaaaaaaagtataatataaatatttttattatgcaATAAATCTTATATgtgaaataattatatttataaaggtGTACCTTAAAATGATTTTACTAAACagtttaaattaaaaatacatacacggttatattattatatatatatatataaattatatatatatttagttataatttatttattataataatatatatatatatatatatatatatatatatatatatatttatttatttatttatttatttatttatttatatatttttttttttttttttttttttttctatacatataaactataattatataaaaataatattataaatattatattgaaataaatatataccttcgtgtattatttatctaattataatttaattttaaaatacataaaaataaaataaaattatatgtattttaaatatatgtatgtataattatatactatatatattatattatatatttttttttttatttttgtatctTTCTTATCATGTTgtaatttcctttttttatattatcccaTCTGGgctacaaataaataaataaatacatatatatatatatatatatatatatatatatatatatatatatatatatattttttttttttataatattttctaaaataaatacaaccTAATTACCTTTGTTACAAcattatgtattatatacaaaaaaatagaaaagaatattataccATAAGAAGATTTAaacgtaatatatattataaataacttatgaataaaataaaaaagaaaagaaaagaaaagaaaagaggaaaaaacaaaacattaagaaaaaaaaaaaaagaaaaaaaaaaagctcaacataaattttaaatcatttaaaaaaaaattaaataaataaataaataaatatatatatatatatatatatatatatatgtgtaaaaaataaataattattcttttatatgttGTAGAACGTCCagatttatcattataaataatatgtttataaggaaactataaatatattatggaaAATAATTGTATACAACATtgaaatgtatatttttacatgcaaataaaatatataattaaatatcaatgaaaaaaataaaataaaataaaataaaaaaaataaaaaaaataaaaaaaataaaaaaaataaaaaaaataaaaaaacgaATGATTCATTCTCTTTTTCTAAAcgcttttttaatttttatccaaaaaggataaaataaatacatacatatatatatacatatatgtgtatacttttgtatttattattttttttttttatttactaattatttttctttgtaattatttttttacctcccatttttaataaaatctcTGATCTACAAAACATAttccctttttattatttttaatgatgttatatttttggttttcctttttttttcttatgcaCTTAAttgcatataaatataaaaacattaaaatgatataaaaaataaataaagttaTAGgagaatatttttaaataacaaGACAtcgaattaaaaaatataacataaataatatatgtatagattacatttaattaatatttttttttaacaacaacaaaaaaaaaaaaaaaaaaaaaaaaaaaaaaaaaaaagaaaacagctttgagttttttttttatttatatatttgataagaatggtaaatacataaaaaataaactaaacaattaaaatatatatatatatatatatatatatatatatatgtaaacgTTGTGGTTTTATTTATCCAAATTCTTCATATACCTCAACCATATtaaggaataaaaaaataagggGATAAAATAAACTGAGTATGATATATTAAGTATCTTAGATATATCTGCCATCTTCATTATCTTAATCTAcaaa is part of the Plasmodium falciparum 3D7 genome assembly, chromosome: 9 genome and harbors:
- a CDS encoding translation initiation factor SUI1, putative translates to MFKNKVTLVNKNLLGSKDRKKLAITLKSTFHIEKEEDIDEILDKEDTTFCKVQKTKIVIYFSKNIPVLFSVNNIIYPTVYTLWKFPKMIPCFVIYPPASEFLLRGADLMIPGICQEIENTDKLKEGCIWGVRVFNNPYLFAVGDCAIDYNNNKTFYDLKGKCLKLVHIFNDEIWKLGPQNVPHNSFKNKLIDSVEEVVDDFYSFRIYKEDKGKKTKTNVKTKENKEKEQNKNKNEFGWGSDNDNDNDNNNNNNNDEKTLNKSEKKSNDKNDTSTNKDELNKSENKSVSNVRYLENFYKHFNVILDINNSNTNKKHTSSLLHNNNSNNMEKVESKINNLQDIQEIKKTNILSSDKQLNEKKECQTDLNGIGTNLNSNDYNKILEHDDITNCKDNNNLNYEKNRICINEHIEEIIEDNLKENETNDNNMNDNKKTFELNTQQQDLLLSYLLLESLYSIPDENLPMEVSGIYSKMTKECAYIHLNKKFLEELNNMNNISFDIINEIKKNMIHLDMDVKKSSYKKLTKFIQHYSKMKLLKIKENRNIVSIVNIERQHALYKSYEPINVELKKKYDIENEQTNLSINENKNKINKTPTNHSTNKGAQVLEFYIPSNKTLNIIQSIENKVDKSSYFNISQLKDIFRSYIKLNKLQCKENNDINNNNNNNINNFKGYVKLNEELKNIMNNIQEGSNVVPYETIMNQFISLQQPCYAIIKPNANFDIEPIKITKGVCPSIHIYSVARMKGKKYVTHITNLYLFHVDLNKFSEHLQKQLACSCSIVISPSTKKEEVLVQGNVVNQIYTILINNYNLPRKYIVLNSKG
- a CDS encoding proteasome activator 28 subunit beta, putative; translated protein: MEAYLNKIDKIEPSDQKIKEEYNKFKYDITKQAIESLRERIPKRIIFFNNLVNVNSEPGSILNVNDLDGVSYKYKINKIEENVRKKHKGNNSSDFDEREKKKDSLDGHVKHFSNNEDSKLIIDDKVLYTHYVPSHKQIYLELEKIKTYASELIEIIGNIKLWIQLNVPRIEDGNNFGVGIQEEAIQELARVEESAFNLYDAIVKYYMERAKISTKVLKYPNVSDYQEAVRELDEKEWIHIKITIVDMRNNYIMLYDLLYKNWEKVVKPKNEDAHHRMTF
- a CDS encoding ribosomal protein L35, apicoplast, putative: MKCLLVKLFMLIFIRSYTYAIKYKINKAACMNKVGGIDIYANIKYNMKKKEKKNINKKMNIYNNMIRKTNSLHKNFIPEQLVLFPRNKLLNEIKYFYISFTYHILKREKKTKIHKSDFILHVRGCTNIKPKTNKSIAKRFKLTKNGKLIRKKPGRNHFLRKKTSSNKASLRKTTTIDSGRIQKKYKSVIFK
- a CDS encoding peptide deformylase; its protein translation is MLMYYSLFLFNLIICCNVTSIYGYIHNVRSLEPYIKNDQIKNYSSNIKQKRKGSLYLLKNEKDEIKIVKYPDPILRRRSEEVTNFDDNLKRVVRKMFDIMYESKGIGLSAPQVNISKRIIVWNALYEKRKEENERIFINPSIVEQSLVKLKLIEGCLSFPGIEGKVERPSIVSISYYDINGYKHLKILKGIHSRIFQHEFDHLNGTLFIDKMTQVDKKKVRPKLNELIRDYKATHSEEPAL
- a CDS encoding plasma membrane protein 1, putative; translated protein: MLTKKKCWRLKGGMSLVSFFCFLSFFLFFFLFHNNNNTILYVNCFNNEGHEAIGMVAMSGLKNEQLYELKKLLNGKDLVDIGKWGHIVHDKINGAKNMHFNLQENDCRNINFECKDTNGLCLINSIKYFYNKLLSTNPDSQNKIYNNIDKKEILKKSKFIYPRNINFTDSDSLKYLISLISDLHQPLRIGFTHDNGGQDINITHFNIDGTKVKTNLFQYMDNEIIDKMINKYQSSWYSGWTHINRIFDEHKKDEELFEQHGIDVIDIWAKQIISEFCSEFYLNHYVTHFMMSKGDQLHFDTSKNIDIFYDLEFVLERLIRFNILRAGSRISIILNYIFSKKKFSNFRKKSVFDKDFQESQRYHTASTYKSNAIFINLTIIFVILLLLFYFNIIMKRRNKMHLPDKIEHIELQGKCN